The genomic stretch CCCAGGGAAGGCGCGCTATCGCCGAAGCTGGCGCCATAGTCACGCTGCCCATTGCGGTTGGCATCGTGGTAGAGCCAGTCGGTGTCCGTATAAAAAACGCCATCGTTGGTGCCCGGCACATCGTACGGCCGCGGATAGCCGTCGAGCTGCGCCGAGGTGGCATCCACCCTATTGAGCCATTCGCCGGCGTCCGGCTCGCCATTGCCGTTCAGATCAACCATGTCCAAGCCGGGTTCGAAAAGCCCGTTGCCGTTGCGGTCCAGCCAGGCGAAATCGCCGCCATCCGCGCGGAAGAGCAGCGGGTGAAAGACATCCACCCCGGTGTCAATGTCGGCGATGGTGACGCCCGCGCCGGTCAGGCCGGATGGCAGGGTATTGGAGACGGCCCAGGTCGCGGCCGCGTGCATCTCTGCCACGTTGATGTCGAGGGGCGGCAGCAGGTCCTCGCCGGTGTCGGCCTCGATCTGCAGCAGGCCGGGTAAGCTGAGCAGGCGCTCGAACGCGTCCCAGGGCACGCGCAGCGGCACGATGAAGACGCCCCGGTCCGCGCACGCGACGCGGGCGGCCGGGGTCAGGGCTTCATGGTCAAGGCACAGGGCATCCGCAGCCCAGGGTGAAACCTCGCCGATCTGGCGCAGGCGCTCCATTTCCGCGGCGGTCGGCGCCTGCGCAAAGCGCACCGTCACCGGGACCGCGGCGCCCAGCGCGCCGGCCAGTTTGCCTTCGACCTGGCGGGTGCGCAGCCAGCGCAGGCGTCCATCTACCGCGTGCGGGCAGGTCGCGCCCTCGATCAGGGTGCATGACGGCGGTTGCGGCCCCAGCCGCTGATTGACGCCGGCCGCGGCCAGGGCTGGCGCGTGGGTCAAAATCCACAGGCTCACGATCGCCGCCATCGTCGAGGCAGCCAGTTTTCTCAACGTTCCCACAGCGCGACACTCTCCACGTGATAGGTTTGGGGAAAAAGGTCCAGCGGCTGCACGGCCCGCAGTCTGTAGCCGGCCTGCGTCAGCAGCGCGGCATCACGGGCCAGGGTGGCCGGGTCACACGAGACGTAGGCCAGGCGCGGGGCCGCCAGGCGAGCCAGTTGGGTAATCACCGCCTGGCCCAGGCCGGTGCGCGGCGGGTCCAGCACGATACCGGCGTAAGGCCCGCTGAGGGAGGCCAGCACGGCCGCGGTGTCGCCCTCGTGCAGGCGGACGTGCGGCAGGTCGGCCGCGTTCCAGGCGAAGTCCGCGCACGCGCTGGGCGCGGCTTCGATGGCGTCCACCTGGCGGCAGAAGGGGGCCAGGGCCAGGGCAAACAGCCCCACGCCCGCGTAGGCGTCGAGCAGGCGCTGCGACGGCTGCGGGTCGAGGAAATCGAGCACCAGGTCAACCAGGGCTTCCGCGCCCGCGGTGTTGACCTGGAAGAAGCTGCCGGCCGACACACGATAGCGGCGCCCATGCACCTCTTCTTCGATGGCGGCCTGACCGATGAGAGCCTCGGCCTGGCCGTCGCGGTGCAGCAGGGCCACGGCCACCGGCAAGTCGAGGGCCAGTTCCGGCGCTTGATCGTCGTCGGTTTCCAATGTCACCAGCGTTTGCCCGCTGGCGGCGCTGCTGCGCACGCTGATGCGGCGCAGGGGCTGGCCGCGACCGGCGCCGCGAGGGTGCGCAGTGCGGGGTGCGTCGCCCAGGGTCCAGACTTTGCCCTTGTAGCCAGCAGTGGCTGCGGTGGGCGGCTGTTGGTCGGCCTCATCGGCATCTGGTTCGTCCCCGGCGGCGCCCGCCCAGAGCGCGGCATGGACCGCGTCGAGCGCCGGCGACAGGAGCAGGCACTCGTCCACCGCGATCAGGTCATGGCTGGCGGCCTGCTGATAGGCCGGCCGGCCATCTGCGATGAT from Candidatus Amarolinea dominans encodes the following:
- a CDS encoding class I SAM-dependent RNA methyltransferase; protein product: MTNVLELTLTGIAHGGEAIGRHDGKVIFVPFAIPGETVRVAITEQKANWARARLLEVLTPSPDRVEPPCPFFGPQRCGGCQWQHIAYERQLQLKQAIVQDQLARLGRLPNAPVAETWAVALTDEDDPAWRYRNHVQFSIIADGRPAYQQAASHDLIAVDECLLLSPALDAVHAALWAGAAGDEPDADEADQQPPTAATAGYKGKVWTLGDAPRTAHPRGAGRGQPLRRISVRSSAASGQTLVTLETDDDQAPELALDLPVAVALLHRDGQAEALIGQAAIEEEVHGRRYRVSAGSFFQVNTAGAEALVDLVLDFLDPQPSQRLLDAYAGVGLFALALAPFCRQVDAIEAAPSACADFAWNAADLPHVRLHEGDTAAVLASLSGPYAGIVLDPPRTGLGQAVITQLARLAAPRLAYVSCDPATLARDAALLTQAGYRLRAVQPLDLFPQTYHVESVALWER